The following proteins come from a genomic window of Synechococcus sp. NB0720_010:
- a CDS encoding sodium:alanine symporter family protein — MQDLLNQINSVVWGPYTLWLIGLTGLYLMVGLGFMPLRRIGYAVRQTWASIRQSDGEGDVTAFQSLMTALAATIGTGNVAGVAGAIGVGGPGAVFWMWLIALVGMATKYAESLLAVHHREVDELGEHVGGPMYVIRNGLGRGWGWLAVLFALFGTLAGFGIGNGVQAHELAKALNVSLGIPPLVTGVVFAAITFAVIIGGIERIGRVASAVVPFMAIVYVGGALTILLAHLGEIPAALALIIQDAFSAQAVAGGAIGVMIQKGIARGVFSNEAGLGTAPIAQAAAKPGDPVLQGSVAMLGTFIDTIIVCTMTALVIVISGAWLPMEGATAPQGVALTMAAFDWGLPGGAWLVTFGTVFFTATTILGWGYYSERCLEFLVGVKGIKPFRLVWVAVVVLGSVASFDLIWTVADILNGLMAIPNLISLLLLSGTVFQLTRQYKFER; from the coding sequence ATGCAGGATCTGCTCAATCAGATCAACTCAGTGGTGTGGGGGCCCTACACCCTCTGGTTGATCGGCCTGACGGGGCTCTACCTGATGGTGGGCCTTGGCTTCATGCCCCTCCGCCGGATCGGCTATGCCGTGCGGCAGACCTGGGCCTCGATTCGTCAGTCCGACGGCGAAGGTGACGTCACGGCCTTCCAGTCGTTGATGACAGCCCTGGCAGCGACGATCGGCACCGGAAACGTTGCCGGTGTCGCCGGTGCCATTGGCGTTGGTGGTCCGGGCGCGGTCTTCTGGATGTGGCTGATTGCCCTGGTGGGCATGGCCACCAAGTACGCCGAGTCGCTGCTGGCGGTGCATCACCGCGAGGTGGATGAGCTGGGCGAGCACGTTGGCGGTCCGATGTACGTGATCCGCAATGGCCTTGGCCGCGGCTGGGGTTGGCTGGCCGTTCTGTTTGCGCTCTTTGGCACCCTCGCCGGCTTTGGCATCGGCAATGGCGTTCAGGCCCATGAGCTGGCCAAGGCCTTGAACGTGAGTCTTGGGATCCCGCCTCTGGTGACCGGTGTGGTCTTTGCTGCGATCACCTTTGCTGTGATCATCGGCGGCATCGAACGGATTGGACGGGTGGCCTCGGCGGTCGTGCCGTTCATGGCCATCGTCTACGTCGGCGGCGCCCTGACGATTCTCTTGGCTCACCTGGGTGAGATTCCCGCGGCCCTGGCGCTGATCATCCAAGACGCCTTCTCGGCCCAGGCCGTGGCCGGTGGTGCCATCGGCGTGATGATCCAGAAGGGGATCGCCCGCGGCGTGTTCTCTAACGAAGCAGGCCTGGGGACCGCGCCGATCGCCCAGGCGGCGGCCAAGCCCGGTGATCCGGTGCTGCAGGGCTCCGTCGCGATGCTCGGCACCTTTATCGACACGATCATTGTTTGCACGATGACCGCCCTGGTGATCGTCATCAGCGGTGCCTGGCTGCCCATGGAAGGGGCAACGGCTCCCCAGGGCGTTGCCTTGACCATGGCCGCCTTTGACTGGGGTCTGCCCGGTGGTGCCTGGCTGGTGACCTTCGGCACGGTCTTCTTCACCGCCACGACCATCCTGGGCTGGGGCTACTACAGCGAGCGTTGCCTCGAATTCCTGGTGGGTGTGAAGGGCATCAAGCCCTTCCGTCTGGTCTGGGTTGCCGTGGTGGTCTTGGGCTCAGTGGCCAGCTTTGATCTGATCTGGACCGTCGCCGACATCCTCAACGGCCTGATGGCGATCCCCAACCTGATCTCCCTGCTGCTGCTGAGCGGCACGGTGTTCCAGCTGACCCGTCAGTACAAGTTCGAGCGCTAG
- a CDS encoding DUF3386 domain-containing protein, protein MTVAPSSAPVSSGSDCTAAFRAAYENRYTWAPGFGGYSGRCIWEQEDQRVEGSFKVGADLKAQVEGIENEEIHKAIASQLWEVCIHRVRRSFEQTHGENTFTAGETDAVGTEVIVGGKNAGDRYRIKDDVVTMVHRHIHGTVVTIFTESTTDTGSGYLSHSYTSQYADPASGEARGGKSRFTDTFVPLAGEGPWVLSERVVETEAFGDTPAGRQVFRFEALNANS, encoded by the coding sequence GTGACCGTCGCCCCTAGCTCTGCCCCGGTTAGCTCTGGTTCCGACTGCACGGCTGCCTTCCGGGCGGCCTATGAGAACCGCTACACCTGGGCCCCGGGCTTTGGCGGCTACAGCGGCCGCTGTATCTGGGAGCAGGAGGACCAGCGCGTCGAAGGCAGCTTCAAGGTGGGCGCTGACCTGAAGGCCCAGGTGGAGGGCATCGAGAACGAGGAGATCCACAAGGCGATCGCCTCCCAGCTCTGGGAGGTCTGCATCCACCGCGTGCGCCGCAGCTTCGAGCAGACCCACGGCGAGAACACCTTCACCGCCGGCGAGACCGATGCGGTTGGGACCGAGGTGATCGTCGGCGGTAAGAACGCCGGCGACCGCTACCGGATCAAGGACGACGTGGTGACGATGGTGCACCGCCACATCCACGGCACCGTGGTGACGATCTTCACCGAGAGCACCACCGACACCGGCAGCGGCTACCTCAGCCACAGCTACACCAGCCAGTACGCCGATCCCGCCAGCGGCGAGGCCCGTGGCGGCAAGAGTCGTTTCACCGACACCTTTGTTCCGCTGGCCGGTGAAGGCCCATGGGTGCTGAGCGAGCGCGTGGTGGAAACCGAGGCCTTCGGTGACACCCCTGCCGGCCGTCAGGTCTTCCGTTTCGAAGCCCTCAACGCCAATAGCTGA
- a CDS encoding type II toxin-antitoxin system RelE/ParE family toxin, whose product MIRSFRCADTERLAQGWPIPRFQAFERVARRKLRQLDIASRLEDLRIPPGNRLEALRGDRAGEHSIRINDQFRLCFVWSDSGPEAVEIVDYH is encoded by the coding sequence GTGATCCGCTCGTTTCGATGCGCAGACACCGAGCGACTAGCGCAGGGATGGCCGATCCCCCGCTTTCAGGCCTTCGAACGGGTGGCCCGGCGCAAGCTTCGCCAGCTGGACATTGCCTCGCGCCTGGAGGATCTGCGCATTCCCCCCGGCAATCGACTGGAAGCACTGCGCGGCGACCGAGCTGGAGAACACAGCATCCGGATCAACGACCAATTCCGCCTTTGCTTTGTTTGGTCAGATTCCGGCCCTGAAGCCGTTGAGATCGTTGATTACCACTGA
- a CDS encoding HigA family addiction module antitoxin has translation MTATHRLSPITPGELLVEEFLVPLGVSQYRLSKAIKVPASRISEIVSGQRSISADTDLRLCRFLGLSPGYWLRAQAAYDTEIAGAELAEEIAKIQPLVSS, from the coding sequence ATGACTGCCACACATCGCCTAAGCCCCATTACCCCAGGTGAACTGCTCGTTGAGGAGTTTCTGGTTCCGCTTGGGGTCAGCCAGTACCGACTGTCGAAGGCCATCAAGGTGCCGGCATCCAGGATCAGCGAAATCGTCTCCGGTCAGCGATCGATCAGTGCTGATACAGACCTGCGACTCTGCCGCTTCCTGGGCCTCAGTCCCGGGTACTGGCTTCGTGCTCAAGCCGCCTACGACACAGAGATTGCCGGAGCGGAGCTCGCTGAGGAGATCGCCAAGATTCAGCCCTTGGTGAGCAGCTGA
- the carB gene encoding carbamoyl-phosphate synthase large subunit, whose amino-acid sequence MPRRTDLRRILLLGSGPIVIGQACEFDYSGTQACKALRAEGFEVVLVNSNPASIMTDPDMADRTYIEPLTPDVVRRVIELERPDALLPTMGGQTALNLAVALSKDGTLEKYGVELIGANLEAIEKAEDRDLFKQAMGRIGVGVCPSGIATTLEEAEAVGDQIGSYPRIIRPAFTLGGSGGGIAYNPEEFRAICLSGLDASPVNQILIEQSLLGWKEFELEVMRDTADNVVIVCSIENLDPMGVHTGDSITVAPAQTLTDREYQRLRDQSIAIIREIGVDTGGSNIQFAINPANGDVIVIEMNPRVSRSSALASKATGFPIAKIAARLAVGYTLDEIINDITGKTPACFEPTIDYVVTKVPRFAFEKFRGSPAVLTTAMKSVGEAMAIGRNFEESFQKALRSLETGHAGWGCDRPDPSPERSDLDRELRTPAPDRIFAVRTAMVNGYSDADIHRISAIDPWFLAKLRRIIESEQRLLKGQNLTALDAAALLELKQLGFSDRQIAWATGSKELEVRAHRQNLGVNAVFKTVDTCAAEFASSTPYHYATYERPMERLLADGSLELIAPESEVQPESRRKVMILGGGPNRIGQGIEFDYCCVHASFALQEEGFATVMVNSNPETVSTDYDTSDRLYFEPLTFEDVLNVIEAEKPEGVIVQFGGQTPLKLAIPLLNWLQSPAGQATGTRIWGTSPESIDTAEDREQFEAILRRLDIRQPRNGLARSEAEARVVAERVGYPVVVRPSYVLGGRAMEVVYGEDELNRYMNEAVNVEPDHPVLIDQYLENATEVDVDALCDATGKVVIGGLMEHIEPAGVHSGDSACALPSVSLEQEALATIRQWSEALALALQVNGLINLQFAIKDGLVYIIEANPRASRTVPFVAKATGAPLAKIASRIMSGKTLDQIGLTSEPKPPLQAVKEAVLPFKRFPGADSILGPEMRSTGEVMGTATSFGLAYAKAELGASEALPTSGTVFLSTHNRDKSALLPVAQRLDQMGFRLVATEGTASALAEAGLKVETVLKVHEGRPNIEDAIRSGEIQLVINTPVGRQAAHDDKYLRRAAIDYAVTTVTTLAGARAAVEGIAALQAQEMQVRALQDIHG is encoded by the coding sequence ATGCCCCGTCGCACGGATCTGCGTCGCATCCTGCTGCTGGGGTCAGGCCCGATTGTGATCGGACAAGCCTGCGAATTTGATTACTCGGGAACCCAGGCGTGTAAAGCCTTGCGGGCCGAGGGTTTTGAGGTGGTGCTGGTGAACAGCAACCCCGCCTCGATCATGACCGATCCGGACATGGCGGATCGCACTTATATCGAACCTCTCACCCCTGATGTGGTGCGCCGGGTGATCGAGCTGGAGCGTCCGGACGCCCTGCTGCCGACCATGGGCGGACAGACCGCCCTGAACCTGGCGGTGGCCCTCTCCAAGGACGGCACCCTGGAGAAGTACGGGGTGGAGCTGATCGGCGCCAACCTCGAGGCGATTGAAAAGGCGGAAGACCGGGACCTGTTCAAACAGGCCATGGGTCGCATTGGGGTGGGTGTCTGCCCCTCCGGCATCGCGACGACCCTGGAGGAGGCCGAGGCTGTCGGGGATCAGATCGGCAGCTATCCGCGGATCATTCGCCCGGCCTTCACCCTGGGGGGCAGCGGCGGCGGCATCGCTTACAACCCCGAGGAGTTCCGGGCGATCTGCCTGAGCGGCCTGGACGCCAGCCCGGTGAATCAGATCCTGATTGAGCAGTCCCTGCTCGGTTGGAAGGAATTCGAGCTGGAGGTGATGCGCGACACCGCCGACAACGTGGTGATCGTCTGCTCGATCGAAAACCTCGATCCGATGGGAGTGCACACCGGTGACTCGATCACCGTGGCCCCGGCCCAGACCCTGACGGACCGCGAGTACCAGCGCCTGCGGGATCAGTCGATCGCGATCATCCGCGAGATCGGTGTGGACACCGGCGGCAGCAACATTCAGTTCGCGATCAATCCCGCCAATGGCGACGTGATCGTGATCGAGATGAATCCGCGCGTCTCGCGGAGTTCGGCCCTGGCCTCGAAAGCCACGGGTTTCCCGATCGCCAAGATCGCTGCGCGTCTGGCCGTCGGATACACCCTCGACGAGATCATCAACGACATCACAGGCAAGACTCCGGCCTGCTTCGAGCCCACGATTGATTACGTGGTGACGAAGGTCCCCCGCTTTGCCTTCGAGAAGTTCCGCGGCAGCCCCGCCGTGCTGACCACCGCGATGAAGTCGGTGGGCGAGGCCATGGCCATCGGCCGCAATTTTGAGGAGTCCTTCCAAAAGGCCCTGCGTTCCCTGGAGACCGGACACGCCGGCTGGGGTTGCGATCGCCCGGACCCCAGCCCCGAGCGCTCGGACCTCGACCGGGAACTGCGCACCCCTGCACCCGATCGGATCTTTGCGGTCCGCACGGCGATGGTGAACGGCTACAGCGATGCCGACATCCATCGGATCTCAGCCATCGATCCTTGGTTCCTGGCGAAGCTGCGCCGGATCATCGAGAGCGAGCAGCGTCTGCTCAAGGGCCAGAACCTGACCGCCCTGGATGCCGCCGCCCTGCTGGAGCTCAAGCAGCTGGGCTTCTCCGATCGTCAGATCGCCTGGGCCACCGGCAGCAAGGAACTGGAGGTGCGCGCCCATCGCCAGAACCTGGGCGTCAATGCGGTGTTCAAAACCGTGGACACCTGTGCCGCGGAGTTCGCCTCCAGCACGCCCTATCACTACGCAACCTATGAGCGGCCGATGGAGCGTCTGCTCGCCGACGGCAGCCTGGAATTGATCGCTCCGGAGTCCGAGGTTCAGCCGGAGTCCAGGCGCAAGGTGATGATCCTGGGCGGCGGTCCCAACCGGATCGGCCAGGGCATCGAGTTTGACTACTGCTGCGTCCACGCCTCCTTTGCGCTGCAGGAGGAGGGGTTCGCAACGGTGATGGTGAACTCCAACCCCGAGACGGTCTCCACCGACTACGACACCTCCGATCGCCTCTACTTCGAGCCCCTCACCTTTGAGGACGTGCTCAACGTGATCGAGGCCGAGAAGCCTGAGGGGGTGATTGTTCAGTTCGGCGGCCAGACCCCCCTCAAGCTGGCGATTCCCCTGCTGAACTGGCTGCAGTCCCCCGCCGGTCAGGCCACGGGTACCCGCATCTGGGGCACCTCGCCCGAATCGATCGACACGGCGGAAGACCGCGAGCAGTTCGAAGCGATCCTGCGTCGCCTGGACATCCGTCAGCCCCGCAATGGCCTGGCCCGCAGCGAAGCGGAGGCCCGCGTGGTGGCCGAGCGTGTTGGTTATCCCGTGGTGGTGCGCCCCAGTTACGTCCTGGGCGGCCGGGCGATGGAGGTGGTCTACGGCGAGGACGAGCTGAACCGCTATATGAACGAGGCGGTGAATGTCGAGCCGGATCACCCGGTGCTGATTGACCAGTACCTCGAGAACGCCACCGAGGTCGATGTCGATGCCCTCTGTGATGCCACCGGCAAGGTCGTCATCGGCGGCCTGATGGAGCACATCGAACCGGCCGGCGTGCACTCCGGTGACTCGGCCTGCGCGCTGCCCTCAGTCAGCCTGGAGCAGGAGGCCCTGGCCACGATTCGCCAGTGGTCTGAAGCCCTGGCCCTGGCCCTTCAGGTCAACGGCCTGATCAACCTGCAGTTCGCCATCAAGGACGGACTCGTCTACATCATTGAGGCCAACCCCCGGGCCTCCCGCACCGTGCCCTTCGTGGCCAAGGCCACCGGTGCGCCCCTGGCGAAGATCGCCAGCCGGATCATGTCGGGCAAGACCCTCGATCAGATCGGTCTGACCAGCGAGCCCAAGCCGCCCCTGCAGGCGGTCAAGGAGGCGGTTCTGCCCTTCAAGCGCTTCCCCGGCGCCGACTCGATCCTGGGTCCGGAGATGCGCAGCACCGGTGAGGTGATGGGCACGGCCACCAGCTTCGGCCTGGCCTACGCCAAGGCGGAGTTGGGTGCCAGTGAGGCCCTGCCCACCAGCGGCACGGTCTTCCTCTCCACCCATAACCGCGACAAGTCAGCCCTGCTGCCCGTCGCCCAGCGCCTTGATCAGATGGGCTTCCGTTTGGTGGCCACCGAAGGCACCGCCAGTGCGCTGGCGGAGGCCGGCCTCAAGGTTGAGACCGTCCTGAAGGTGCACGAGGGCCGCCCGAATATCGAGGATGCGATCCGCTCCGGTGAGATCCAGTTGGTGATCAACACCCCGGTCGGTCGTCAGGCCGCCCACGACGACAAGTACCTGCGCCGCGCGGCCATCGACTACGCCGTCACGACCGTCACCACCCTGGCCGGTGCCCGTGCCGCAGTTGAGGGCATCGCCGCTCTACAGGCCCAGGAGATGCAGGTGCGCGCCCTGCAGGACATCCACGGGTAG
- a CDS encoding DUF3318 domain-containing protein: MSELQRLKGLLPPEMQSWVFVEAAASADPPLITIEEIGRDEVEVQLDLQKWDALAIDHRNLLFWHEVGRIQNDSVPRDGWEMAALAIGLGGAIGELWVQDGLLLLMAMGLSGFAGYRLYLKNNSEKRLQDAIAADERAIDLACRFGYTLPNAYKSLGGALKELVEQTRKKKKRSFYEDRLEALRKSAGKARAEMAQQQGSRHSVSSENVYG; this comes from the coding sequence ATGAGCGAACTCCAGCGCCTGAAGGGGCTGCTGCCTCCCGAGATGCAGAGCTGGGTGTTTGTGGAAGCAGCGGCCTCAGCAGACCCGCCGCTGATCACCATCGAGGAGATCGGCCGCGATGAGGTGGAGGTTCAGCTGGATCTCCAGAAGTGGGATGCCCTGGCGATCGACCACCGCAACCTGCTCTTCTGGCATGAGGTCGGCCGCATCCAGAACGACTCCGTCCCCCGGGACGGATGGGAGATGGCGGCCCTGGCCATCGGCCTGGGTGGCGCCATCGGTGAACTCTGGGTTCAGGACGGCCTGCTGCTGCTGATGGCCATGGGCCTATCCGGCTTTGCCGGCTACCGCCTCTATCTCAAGAACAACTCCGAGAAGCGTCTGCAGGACGCCATCGCCGCCGATGAGCGGGCGATTGATCTGGCCTGCCGCTTCGGCTACACCCTGCCCAATGCCTACAAGAGCCTCGGCGGGGCCCTCAAGGAGCTGGTGGAGCAGACCCGCAAGAAGAAAAAGCGCAGCTTCTACGAGGACCGCCTGGAGGCGCTGCGCAAGAGTGCAGGGAAAGCCCGGGCTGAGATGGCCCAGCAACAGGGCTCCCGACACTCCGTGAGCAGCGAGAACGTTTATGGCTGA
- the rsfS gene encoding ribosome silencing factor — MAEAQAAKPSPDPNRPRLDLDDSKALALLAADACDDRKATDIVLIRVEEISSIADWFVIASGFTDVQVRAMGRSVEDKLEEHTGRLPLRKEGQNEGRWVLLDYGEVIVHCLTPDERSYYDLESFWGHGEVESFVGSAEAPPA; from the coding sequence ATGGCTGAGGCCCAAGCCGCCAAGCCCAGTCCCGACCCCAACCGACCCCGGCTCGACCTCGACGACAGCAAAGCCCTGGCGCTGCTGGCCGCCGATGCCTGTGACGACCGCAAAGCCACCGACATCGTTCTGATTCGGGTGGAGGAGATCTCCTCGATCGCCGACTGGTTCGTGATCGCCAGTGGCTTCACCGATGTCCAGGTGCGCGCCATGGGCCGCTCCGTTGAGGACAAGCTCGAGGAGCACACCGGCCGCCTGCCCCTGCGCAAGGAAGGGCAGAACGAGGGGCGCTGGGTGCTGCTGGATTACGGCGAGGTGATCGTGCACTGCCTCACCCCGGACGAGCGCAGCTACTACGACCTGGAGTCCTTCTGGGGCCACGGTGAGGTGGAGAGCTTCGTAGGCTCGGCCGAGGCTCCACCGGCCTGA
- a CDS encoding CGLD27 family protein → MAASDPSPGLSNSTPCPVPPEQRPLEQYKELQDSLFFAWAQQNIAQPLIQSWLIAMPLTLYLATGSFALRHDPAALTAAGAAGACVVPLLMLTRQWLGWRTVLRRLTSTQVEYEESGWYDGQVWEKPLAWRQQDLLVATHEVKPVLRKIQLALAATGGLLLLSTGLCQAL, encoded by the coding sequence ATGGCTGCTAGCGATCCTTCGCCGGGGCTCAGCAACAGCACGCCCTGTCCGGTCCCGCCAGAGCAGCGCCCGCTGGAGCAATACAAGGAACTGCAGGACTCCCTGTTTTTTGCCTGGGCCCAGCAGAACATCGCCCAGCCCTTGATCCAGAGCTGGCTGATTGCGATGCCGCTGACGCTCTACCTGGCGACCGGCAGCTTTGCCCTACGCCACGACCCCGCAGCCCTCACCGCCGCCGGAGCCGCCGGCGCCTGCGTTGTGCCACTGCTGATGCTGACGCGCCAGTGGCTGGGCTGGAGAACCGTGCTGCGGCGCCTGACCTCCACCCAGGTGGAGTACGAAGAATCCGGTTGGTACGACGGGCAGGTCTGGGAAAAGCCTCTCGCCTGGAGACAGCAGGATCTGCTGGTGGCCACCCACGAAGTCAAGCCCGTCCTGCGCAAGATCCAACTCGCCCTGGCCGCGACCGGCGGACTGCTCTTGCTCTCGACGGGACTCTGTCAGGCTCTCTGA
- a CDS encoding asparaginase: MTFSSSFGSRPGVPPLEVRLTRNGIGESLHRVHAVVCDQRGRILMRAGDPQQLSFIRSALKPFQAQIFVSSGAADLGQHDDRALAIACASHAGEAGQAREAFKILWKADLESEQLQCPTPAGRQSPLEHNCSGKHAAFLATCRKMHWPLETYLQIEHPLQQQVLKRVAELLGMPAAELITARDDCGAPTLQLQLAQMALLFAHLGAGQNPELERLCRSMLAHPDLVAGEGRFDTAVMRSSHGQVLSKGGAEGIQCLSRVGEGLGLAIKVEDGARRAKQAVALHLMEQLEWLTPMTLEELSTQFLVPNTAVKLEVSGELRFDNGN; the protein is encoded by the coding sequence ATGACCTTCTCCAGCAGCTTCGGTAGCCGTCCTGGGGTGCCCCCCCTGGAGGTGCGCCTCACCCGCAACGGGATCGGCGAATCGCTGCACCGCGTCCATGCCGTGGTCTGTGACCAACGCGGCCGGATCCTGATGCGCGCTGGTGATCCGCAGCAGCTGAGCTTCATCCGCTCCGCGCTCAAGCCCTTCCAGGCCCAGATCTTCGTCAGCAGTGGAGCGGCCGATCTGGGGCAACACGACGACCGCGCCCTCGCCATTGCCTGCGCCTCCCACGCCGGGGAGGCGGGCCAGGCCCGCGAGGCCTTCAAGATCCTCTGGAAGGCCGACCTCGAAAGCGAGCAGCTGCAGTGCCCCACCCCCGCCGGCAGGCAGAGCCCGCTGGAGCACAACTGCTCGGGCAAGCACGCCGCCTTTCTCGCCACCTGCCGCAAGATGCACTGGCCGCTGGAGACCTATCTCCAGATCGAGCACCCGCTGCAGCAGCAGGTCCTCAAGCGCGTCGCCGAACTGCTGGGGATGCCCGCCGCGGAACTGATCACGGCCCGCGATGACTGCGGCGCACCGACACTGCAACTGCAGCTGGCTCAGATGGCGCTGCTCTTTGCCCATCTCGGAGCCGGACAGAACCCCGAACTCGAGCGCCTCTGCCGCTCGATGCTCGCCCACCCCGACCTGGTGGCCGGCGAGGGGCGCTTTGACACCGCCGTGATGCGCAGCAGCCACGGCCAGGTGCTGAGCAAGGGGGGCGCCGAGGGGATCCAATGCCTCAGCCGAGTCGGCGAGGGGTTGGGATTGGCGATCAAGGTGGAGGACGGAGCCCGCCGCGCCAAGCAGGCCGTCGCCCTGCACCTGATGGAGCAGCTCGAGTGGCTCACGCCGATGACCCTCGAAGAACTCAGCACTCAGTTCCTGGTGCCCAACACCGCGGTCAAGCTCGAGGTCAGCGGCGAACTGCGCTTCGACAACGGCAACTAG
- a CDS encoding transaldolase family protein has protein sequence MALHLLLDSADPSAWEQWLPTGLFGGVTTNPTLLKRAGQSCTLENLRALSERALAMGVQELHLQAWGADLVGCGAALAAIAPDRIWVKLPITRPGLEAARELQQQGCRITFTACYEPQQVLLAAALGVDYIAPYLGRISDLGRDGHGELIAMQRCIDALGSTLRLLVASLRSASDLPRLAAEGLNTFTISPAIAQALFSVEATEAAAAQFERDAL, from the coding sequence ATGGCACTGCATCTGCTGCTGGACTCGGCCGACCCCAGCGCCTGGGAGCAGTGGCTGCCCACGGGGCTCTTCGGCGGGGTGACGACCAACCCGACGCTGCTGAAACGTGCGGGCCAGTCCTGCACCCTGGAGAACCTCCGGGCCTTGAGCGAGCGGGCCCTGGCGATGGGTGTGCAGGAGTTGCATCTGCAGGCCTGGGGTGCGGACCTGGTGGGCTGCGGAGCTGCCCTGGCGGCGATCGCGCCCGATCGCATCTGGGTGAAGCTGCCCATCACCCGCCCTGGCCTGGAGGCTGCCCGGGAGCTGCAGCAGCAGGGCTGCCGGATCACCTTCACCGCCTGCTACGAACCCCAGCAGGTGCTGCTGGCGGCAGCCCTGGGGGTGGACTACATCGCCCCCTACCTCGGGCGCATCAGTGACCTGGGCCGCGATGGCCATGGGGAGCTGATCGCGATGCAGCGCTGCATCGATGCCTTGGGTTCGACCCTGCGCCTGCTGGTGGCCAGCCTGCGCAGTGCGTCAGATCTGCCGCGCCTGGCGGCCGAGGGCCTGAACACCTTCACCATCAGCCCTGCGATCGCCCAGGCGCTCTTCAGCGTTGAGGCCACCGAGGCCGCGGCGGCCCAGTTCGAGCGCGATGCCCTCTAG
- a CDS encoding GMC oxidoreductase, which yields MAASNPDAIVVGSGATGGVAAMALAQAGLRVLVLEAGPELSAKRAFGSEPLNSLKRLANISSGRQRIAANHPGYWKANPELFVDEQRNPYSTPDDRPFLWTRGRQVGGKSLTWGGITLRLSDYELKGASRDGHGQDWPIAHDDLAPWYSQLETLLAVKGQRDGLPQLPDGEFQEPMPLTPAEEHLGRSIRRDLELPLIHSRGFELSKSAQTPWPRSCSQGGALAIALASGRVELRSNSVVSHVLIDRASGRAEGVEAIDRQSGEHFCAKAPLVVLCASTIESLRLLLHSQQQSGLEDVSGKLGQGLMDHISRSCFFSIPDQPAAGSSELSGAGSCFIPNTLESRDFKRGYGLWCGIQRFDPPQLLQRERGSAVGFLIGHGEVLSQSHNQVSLHPERRDAWGIPIAHIDCRWGENEQAMVNHMGQRMKAVVHAAGGQIKPLADLFVMPLIEPLVQGSLALSPGAAPPGYYIHELGGAPMAEREELGVLNRWNQLWRTPNLLVTDGSCWPSAGWQSPTLTEMALTWRACDHAAAAMKRGEL from the coding sequence ATGGCTGCTAGCAACCCTGACGCAATCGTCGTCGGCTCCGGGGCCACCGGCGGGGTGGCAGCCATGGCCCTCGCCCAGGCGGGCCTGCGGGTTCTGGTGCTGGAGGCTGGCCCGGAGCTCAGCGCCAAGCGGGCCTTTGGCAGCGAACCCCTCAACAGCCTCAAACGCCTGGCCAACATCAGCAGCGGCCGGCAGCGGATCGCCGCGAATCACCCGGGCTACTGGAAGGCCAACCCGGAGCTGTTCGTCGATGAGCAGCGCAACCCCTACTCCACCCCCGACGATCGCCCCTTCCTCTGGACCCGGGGGAGACAAGTGGGTGGCAAAAGCCTCACCTGGGGAGGCATCACCCTGCGGCTCTCCGACTACGAGCTCAAGGGGGCCAGCCGGGATGGCCATGGCCAGGACTGGCCGATCGCCCATGACGACCTGGCCCCCTGGTACAGCCAGCTCGAGACGCTGCTGGCCGTGAAGGGCCAGCGGGATGGCCTACCGCAGCTGCCCGATGGGGAGTTCCAGGAGCCAATGCCCCTGACCCCCGCCGAGGAGCACCTGGGCCGCTCGATTCGCCGGGACCTGGAGCTGCCCTTGATCCACTCCCGTGGCTTCGAGCTCAGCAAGAGCGCCCAGACCCCCTGGCCCCGTTCCTGCTCCCAGGGCGGAGCCCTGGCCATTGCCCTGGCCAGCGGCCGGGTGGAGCTGCGCAGCAACAGCGTGGTCAGCCACGTGCTGATCGACCGCGCCAGCGGCCGCGCCGAGGGCGTCGAGGCCATTGATCGCCAGAGCGGCGAGCACTTCTGCGCCAAGGCCCCCCTGGTGGTGCTCTGCGCCAGCACGATTGAGAGCCTCAGGCTGCTGCTGCACTCCCAGCAGCAGAGCGGCCTGGAGGACGTCAGCGGGAAGCTCGGGCAGGGGCTGATGGACCACATCTCCCGCAGCTGCTTCTTCTCGATCCCCGATCAACCGGCCGCGGGGAGCAGCGAACTCTCCGGTGCGGGCAGCTGCTTCATTCCCAACACCCTGGAATCACGGGACTTCAAACGGGGCTATGGCCTCTGGTGCGGCATCCAACGCTTTGATCCGCCCCAACTGCTGCAGCGCGAGCGCGGCAGCGCCGTGGGCTTCCTGATCGGCCATGGCGAGGTCCTCAGCCAAAGCCACAACCAGGTCAGCCTGCACCCCGAGCGCAGGGATGCCTGGGGGATTCCCATCGCCCATATCGACTGCCGCTGGGGCGAGAACGAGCAGGCCATGGTCAACCACATGGGCCAGCGGATGAAGGCGGTCGTGCACGCCGCCGGCGGCCAGATCAAACCGCTCGCCGACCTCTTTGTGATGCCCCTGATCGAGCCGCTTGTTCAAGGCAGCCTGGCCCTCTCGCCTGGGGCTGCCCCACCGGGCTACTACATCCATGAACTCGGGGGAGCGCCCATGGCGGAACGCGAGGAGCTGGGCGTTCTCAACCGCTGGAACCAGCTCTGGCGCACCCCCAACCTGCTGGTGACCGACGGCAGCTGCTGGCCCAGCGCCGGCTGGCAGAGCCCCACCCTCACAGAAATGGCCCTCACCTGGAGGGCCTGTGACCACGCTGCGGCCGCGATGAAGCGCGGGGAACTCTGA